The following are encoded together in the Streptomyces tsukubensis genome:
- a CDS encoding cytochrome P450, translating into MSTTGTERLRRETVFAPRIEHLLRSYRGAEAFRLDESTVGIAGADLMNAVLAARPANEFERPTFKPLQGRKIGRPEASAVMRAVGQDVRTALKTPTDTPVDLTGEWPQVGHRYLRDLVFGADPYRLRVLVDRTLELTPKITWSVIAAGATLPVPPAGRPPLSELAGLVSSATGYEGRRHAMGMYRRAAAPVCFTVSALVTNALWLGAPFATDTPNEHILLESLRLLPVSWNLLRVADAEFTALDDRIGLADDVLMLPLLSHRDPSHWEDPDVFRPERWATADPDTHPGYLPFGHVGERCWGRHMVMPLAERLLDLIRRDGLTVDPGQTSAKVPLAGLMGATGVRVVRG; encoded by the coding sequence ATGAGCACGACCGGTACAGAGCGGCTCCGCCGGGAAACGGTGTTCGCCCCGCGTATCGAACACCTTTTGCGGAGTTACAGGGGCGCCGAAGCTTTCCGGCTGGACGAAAGCACCGTGGGAATCGCAGGCGCCGACCTCATGAACGCGGTACTCGCCGCCCGGCCCGCGAATGAATTCGAGCGACCGACATTCAAACCGCTTCAGGGGAGGAAAATAGGCCGCCCCGAGGCCTCCGCCGTCATGCGCGCCGTCGGGCAGGATGTGCGGACCGCCCTGAAAACGCCGACGGACACCCCGGTGGACCTCACCGGGGAATGGCCACAGGTGGGCCATCGCTATCTTCGCGACCTGGTCTTCGGCGCCGACCCCTACCGGCTGCGCGTGCTCGTGGACCGCACCCTGGAACTCACGCCGAAAATCACCTGGAGCGTCATCGCGGCCGGCGCGACCCTCCCCGTACCGCCCGCGGGTCGGCCCCCTCTGTCGGAGCTCGCCGGTCTCGTGTCCTCGGCCACCGGATACGAGGGCCGCAGGCACGCCATGGGCATGTACCGGCGGGCCGCCGCCCCCGTGTGCTTCACCGTCTCCGCGCTCGTCACCAACGCGCTGTGGCTGGGAGCACCCTTCGCCACCGACACCCCGAACGAGCACATCCTGCTGGAGAGTCTGCGGCTGCTGCCCGTCTCCTGGAACCTGCTGCGGGTCGCCGACGCGGAGTTCACCGCCCTGGACGACCGGATCGGCCTCGCTGACGACGTGCTCATGCTCCCGCTGCTGAGTCACCGGGACCCGAGCCACTGGGAGGACCCGGACGTCTTCAGGCCCGAGCGGTGGGCGACGGCCGACCCCGACACCCACCCCGGCTACCTGCCCTTCGGCCACGTCGGGGAACGCTGTTGGGGGCGGCACATGGTCATGCCCCTCGCCGAACGGCTGCTCGACCTGATCCGCCGTGACGGGCTCACGGTCGATCCCGGCCAGACCTCGGCGAAGGTGCCCCTGGCCGGACTGATGGGAGCCACCGGCGTACGGGTCGTGCGCGGCTGA
- a CDS encoding tryptorubin family RiPP precursor, with the protein MKLLSSLKKKIAPEKSLKAYAWYIWY; encoded by the coding sequence ATGAAGCTCCTCAGCTCCCTGAAGAAGAAGATCGCGCCCGAAAAAAGCCTCAAGGCGTATGCCTGGTACATCTGGTACTGA
- a CDS encoding S8 family peptidase — protein MRVSMRGAASVLLMVLPMLGGSGAVAAPGPDAVVTQHAAKAVAGEYIVTVKPSFAPKALMRKLDIRPLFTYSTALHGFAAALTPLQLRLARTQPAVSAIEENGRVTLNSAPADGAGGRGRTPTAASEVAAGSWGLDRIDQRRLPLDGRFAVTGTGRGVTAYVLDTGIETGHAEFEGRATVGFDAIGDGRDGQDCHSHGTHVAGTVGGKTYGVAKGVSLVAVRVLDCTGSGTTAQTLAGLDWIATHLKRPAVMNASIGDSASATLDTATNAVADAGALPVVAAGNDAVDACTASPARAQKALAVGATDRQDRQADFSNYGPCLKLYAPGVDIVSAGLGGGSRSLSGTSMASPHAAGGAALLLEQDPGATPATITRLLTDRATTGAVVSPGAGSPDRLLYVGQL, from the coding sequence ATGCGGGTAAGTATGCGCGGGGCGGCGTCTGTTCTTCTGATGGTGCTACCGATGTTGGGCGGATCGGGCGCGGTGGCCGCTCCCGGCCCGGACGCCGTGGTCACGCAGCACGCGGCGAAGGCGGTGGCGGGTGAGTACATCGTCACGGTCAAGCCCTCGTTCGCGCCGAAGGCGCTCATGCGGAAACTGGACATCAGACCGCTGTTCACCTACAGCACGGCCCTGCACGGGTTCGCCGCCGCCCTCACCCCACTCCAGCTGCGACTGGCCCGCACTCAACCCGCCGTATCAGCCATCGAGGAGAACGGCCGGGTCACCCTCAACAGCGCACCGGCGGACGGTGCCGGCGGGCGCGGAAGGACACCGACGGCCGCTAGTGAGGTGGCCGCGGGGAGCTGGGGGCTGGACCGTATCGACCAGCGCCGCCTCCCCCTCGACGGCCGTTTCGCCGTGACCGGGACAGGACGTGGTGTGACCGCGTACGTCCTGGACACCGGGATCGAGACCGGCCACGCCGAGTTCGAGGGCCGCGCCACCGTGGGATTCGACGCGATCGGAGACGGCCGCGACGGCCAGGACTGCCACTCCCACGGCACTCATGTCGCGGGAACGGTCGGCGGGAAGACCTACGGTGTGGCCAAGGGTGTCTCCCTCGTCGCCGTACGCGTACTGGACTGCACCGGCAGCGGCACCACGGCCCAGACCCTCGCCGGCCTCGACTGGATCGCCACCCACCTCAAGCGGCCTGCCGTCATGAACGCCTCCATCGGCGATTCGGCTTCCGCCACGCTGGACACCGCCACCAACGCCGTCGCGGACGCCGGGGCCCTCCCCGTCGTCGCGGCCGGCAACGACGCCGTGGACGCCTGTACCGCTTCTCCCGCCCGCGCGCAGAAGGCTCTGGCCGTCGGGGCCACCGACCGGCAGGACCGCCAGGCCGACTTCAGCAACTACGGGCCGTGTCTGAAGCTGTACGCGCCGGGTGTCGACATCGTCTCCGCCGGGCTCGGCGGCGGCTCCCGCTCCCTCAGCGGCACCTCCATGGCCAGCCCCCACGCGGCAGGCGGCGCCGCTCTCCTTCTGGAGCAGGACCCCGGCGCCACTCCCGCGACCATCACCCGCCTTCTCACCGACAGGGCCACCACCGGCGCCGTCGTCTCACCCGGCGCGGGCTCTCCCGACCGGCTCCTGTATGTCGGCCAACTCTGA
- a CDS encoding GH92 family glycosyl hydrolase, with amino-acid sequence MRALRRAFTALLVATTVATASAASGVANAAERGPKFAHDPTTLVDTSIGNNGDGTTFPGAAAPFGMVQLSPDTQLNKYASYDYAQDTILGFSHTHLSGVGCQTMGNFRFMPTTGAVTSSDPARYAAKFSHDNETRAPGYYGVKFDNGIRAELSATRRTGQHRYTYPAGSGSQNVLIETGESNGSTYAGDIKVVGDDTVEGWLQGGNFCGETGKERYRIFFSATFDRKFSRFGTWSDDTLTPNQREASRGTKRAGAWLTFDSAKGDQVGTSVGLSYTSVDGARLNRKAEQPKSFDKARGSAHDAWKDELNRMRVAGGTTADQRTYYSALYHSLLHPSIGSDVDNRYRGFDDKVHRADSTYYQMFSLWDTYRSQNQLVALLNPDETADMAKSVLHVYQDGGWLPRWGLGNGETNVMSGDPVTPWIVDIYNRGLLDKRTSRQLFDALWKNANEVPSDQSLFRGRDGNPTYLENGWVGYQNLPGYTYGDSRQAGSATLEYALADCALSTMADGLGHRGKASTLAARCDNFAKLWDPGVTSQGFSGFPVTKNADGSVAGDPDPTQAGAFHEGTAWQYQWLAQQDPKTLFGLMGGRARAEQRLDKFFDMPTVLTDPAKAASESWVTGAYDYHNNFAFNPNNEPDFHTPWMYAWTGAPWKTSATLRAMRTLFTDDAYGMPGNDDLGATSSLLVFAMAGVFEAQPGAADYLVTAPMFEKVEIRPEHGRKISVEAPGARASKLQYVSSVHTGKGELRQSWLSHKDLLRSGTIKIKLSAKPSKWGVGSAPPAMGARN; translated from the coding sequence ATGAGAGCGTTGAGACGCGCGTTCACCGCCTTGTTGGTCGCCACCACCGTGGCCACGGCTTCCGCCGCGTCCGGCGTGGCCAACGCCGCGGAGCGAGGGCCGAAGTTCGCCCATGACCCCACGACGCTCGTCGACACGTCGATCGGCAACAACGGGGACGGGACCACCTTCCCCGGCGCCGCCGCCCCGTTCGGCATGGTGCAGCTGAGCCCTGACACGCAGCTGAACAAGTACGCCTCCTACGACTACGCGCAGGACACCATCCTCGGCTTCAGCCACACCCACCTCTCGGGTGTCGGCTGTCAGACGATGGGCAACTTCCGGTTCATGCCGACCACCGGTGCGGTCACGTCGTCCGACCCTGCGCGGTACGCTGCGAAGTTCAGCCATGACAACGAGACCCGCGCGCCCGGTTACTACGGCGTGAAGTTCGACAACGGCATCCGGGCCGAACTCTCGGCGACGCGGCGCACCGGTCAGCACCGCTACACCTACCCCGCCGGGTCGGGCTCGCAGAACGTCCTCATCGAGACCGGTGAGAGCAACGGCAGCACGTACGCAGGGGACATCAAGGTGGTCGGCGACGACACCGTGGAGGGCTGGCTCCAAGGCGGCAACTTCTGTGGTGAGACCGGTAAGGAGCGTTACCGGATCTTCTTCAGCGCCACATTCGACCGGAAGTTCTCCCGGTTCGGCACCTGGTCCGACGACACCCTCACCCCGAACCAGCGCGAGGCGTCGCGCGGCACCAAGCGTGCGGGCGCCTGGCTGACCTTCGACTCCGCCAAGGGCGACCAGGTCGGTACTTCGGTGGGTCTCTCCTACACGTCCGTCGACGGCGCCCGCCTCAACCGCAAGGCCGAGCAGCCGAAGTCGTTCGACAAGGCCCGCGGTTCCGCGCACGACGCCTGGAAGGACGAGCTGAACCGCATGCGCGTGGCCGGCGGCACCACCGCCGACCAGCGCACCTACTACAGCGCGCTCTACCACTCGCTGCTGCACCCGTCGATCGGGTCGGACGTCGACAACCGCTACCGCGGCTTCGACGACAAGGTGCACCGCGCGGACTCCACGTACTACCAGATGTTCTCGCTCTGGGACACCTACCGCTCGCAGAACCAGTTGGTGGCCCTGCTCAACCCGGACGAGACGGCCGACATGGCCAAGTCCGTCCTGCACGTCTACCAGGACGGCGGCTGGCTGCCACGCTGGGGGCTCGGCAACGGCGAGACCAATGTGATGAGCGGTGACCCCGTCACCCCGTGGATCGTCGACATCTACAACCGGGGACTCCTCGACAAGCGCACCTCGCGTCAGCTCTTCGACGCACTGTGGAAGAACGCCAACGAGGTTCCCTCCGATCAGTCCCTCTTCCGCGGCCGTGACGGCAACCCGACCTATCTTGAGAACGGCTGGGTCGGCTATCAGAACCTGCCCGGTTACACGTACGGCGACAGCCGTCAGGCCGGCTCGGCCACGCTTGAGTACGCGCTCGCCGACTGTGCGCTGTCCACCATGGCCGACGGCCTCGGCCACCGGGGCAAGGCGTCGACGCTCGCCGCGCGCTGCGACAACTTCGCCAAGCTCTGGGACCCCGGCGTCACCTCACAGGGCTTCTCGGGTTTCCCCGTGACGAAGAACGCGGACGGCAGCGTCGCCGGCGACCCCGATCCCACCCAGGCGGGCGCGTTCCACGAGGGCACCGCCTGGCAGTACCAGTGGCTGGCCCAGCAGGACCCGAAGACCCTCTTCGGGCTGATGGGCGGCCGGGCCAGGGCCGAGCAGCGGCTCGACAAGTTCTTCGACATGCCGACCGTTCTCACCGACCCGGCGAAGGCGGCTTCGGAGTCGTGGGTGACCGGCGCGTACGACTACCACAACAATTTCGCCTTCAACCCCAACAACGAGCCCGACTTCCACACGCCGTGGATGTACGCGTGGACCGGCGCGCCGTGGAAGACCTCAGCCACGCTGCGGGCCATGCGGACACTCTTCACCGATGACGCGTACGGCATGCCCGGCAATGACGACCTCGGCGCCACCTCCTCGTTGCTGGTCTTCGCCATGGCCGGCGTGTTCGAGGCCCAGCCGGGGGCGGCCGACTACCTCGTCACCGCGCCCATGTTCGAGAAGGTCGAGATCAGGCCCGAGCACGGACGGAAGATCAGCGTCGAGGCTCCGGGCGCCAGGGCGTCGAAGCTCCAGTACGTGTCCTCCGTGCACACGGGCAAGGGTGAGCTGCGCCAGAGCTGGCTCTCCCACAAGGACCTGCTCCGCTCCGGCACGATCAAGATCAAGCTCTCCGCCAAGCCGTCGAAGTGGGGCGTCGGCTCCGCCCCGCCCGCCATGGGGGCCCGGAACTGA
- a CDS encoding chitinase gives MRRLRALLCAAASTAVAAAGLTALLPSSASGAESSTAALSNRWYAAAPYLMPLDNDPPSATAIMDASGLKAFQLAFILAPNGGGCSPTWDGTAPVSSDTAVGSVISAIRAKGGDVSVSIGGYGGTKLGQACSDAASTAAAYQQVIDKYGLKAIDFDLEEPEYENTAAIAREIGAAKILQQKNPGLYVSVTTAGTADGTGWFGKQMLNEAKAQGLTPNNFSIMPFDGGFSGAAAQTAALTAFNGVLRSTFGWSEATAYAHEGFSGMNGRSDTGEFFSQTDFQTVLDYATSHGMDRFTFWSLNRDRQCDPPDNNGRTSGTCSSVPQSAWDFAKFSVRFAGATPPTDPPTDPPTDPPTDPGGTCPTTAWSASAVYVKGDRVTQDGHAWEAKWWTTGEKPGTTGEWGAWQDDGPC, from the coding sequence ATGAGACGTCTTCGTGCCCTGCTCTGCGCCGCCGCGTCCACGGCCGTCGCGGCAGCCGGGCTCACCGCACTCCTTCCCTCCTCCGCGTCCGGGGCCGAAAGCTCCACGGCCGCGCTGAGCAACCGTTGGTACGCGGCCGCCCCGTACCTCATGCCGCTCGACAACGACCCGCCGAGCGCCACCGCGATCATGGATGCCTCCGGGCTGAAGGCCTTCCAACTCGCCTTCATCCTCGCCCCCAATGGCGGCGGATGCAGCCCGACCTGGGACGGGACGGCGCCCGTCTCCTCGGACACCGCCGTCGGCTCCGTCATCAGCGCGATCCGCGCCAAGGGCGGGGACGTCTCCGTCTCCATCGGCGGCTACGGCGGAACCAAACTCGGCCAGGCCTGCTCCGACGCCGCCTCCACGGCCGCCGCGTACCAGCAGGTCATCGACAAGTACGGGCTCAAGGCGATCGATTTCGACCTGGAGGAACCGGAGTACGAGAACACGGCAGCGATCGCCCGCGAGATCGGCGCCGCCAAGATCCTCCAGCAGAAGAACCCGGGGCTGTACGTCTCAGTGACCACAGCCGGAACCGCCGACGGGACCGGCTGGTTCGGCAAGCAGATGCTCAACGAGGCCAAGGCACAGGGCCTCACGCCCAACAACTTCTCCATCATGCCCTTTGACGGCGGCTTCAGCGGAGCGGCCGCCCAGACCGCGGCGCTCACCGCCTTCAACGGCGTGCTGCGCTCGACCTTCGGCTGGAGCGAGGCCACCGCCTACGCTCACGAGGGCTTCTCGGGGATGAACGGCCGCAGCGACACCGGGGAGTTCTTCAGCCAGACCGACTTCCAGACCGTCCTCGACTACGCCACCTCGCACGGCATGGACCGCTTCACCTTCTGGTCGCTCAACCGTGACAGGCAGTGCGACCCGCCCGACAACAACGGCCGTACCTCAGGCACCTGCAGCAGTGTGCCCCAGTCGGCCTGGGACTTCGCCAAGTTCTCAGTGAGGTTCGCCGGAGCGACCCCGCCCACGGACCCGCCCACGGACCCGCCGACCGATCCGCCCACCGACCCCGGCGGCACCTGCCCGACGACCGCCTGGAGCGCCTCGGCGGTCTACGTCAAGGGCGACCGGGTGACCCAGGACGGCCACGCCTGGGAGGCGAAGTGGTGGACCACGGGCGAGAAGCCGGGCACCACCGGCGAGTGGGGTGCCTGGCAGGACGACGGCCCCTGCTGA
- a CDS encoding DUF6221 family protein: MGTSAGPPEPAPVIERAEATRLWGREVKDRARRMRIRALELRQRSEQMRSATAGSLSRCRQVNAAFRTARAAASAHGGGAPGRGCGAPAAQWAALVAFVHARLDEEATAADLHHEAPCPTLGGPGRDGVTVCGCRAPAHVRYDVSVRRGIVRDIERALRAADHSTPNWPYSELSALVRLKTSALPHELHKQWREAWRP; encoded by the coding sequence ATGGGCACCTCGGCCGGTCCCCCGGAGCCCGCCCCCGTGATCGAGCGGGCTGAGGCGACCCGCCTCTGGGGCAGGGAAGTGAAGGACCGGGCCCGCCGGATGCGGATACGGGCGCTGGAGCTGCGGCAGCGCTCGGAGCAGATGCGCTCCGCCACAGCGGGATCACTCTCCCGGTGCAGGCAGGTGAACGCGGCGTTCCGAACCGCCCGCGCCGCCGCTTCCGCGCACGGTGGTGGCGCTCCCGGGCGGGGTTGTGGCGCTCCCGCGGCGCAGTGGGCGGCCCTGGTCGCTTTCGTACACGCGCGTCTGGACGAGGAGGCGACCGCCGCGGACCTCCACCACGAGGCCCCATGCCCGACACTGGGCGGGCCGGGGCGCGACGGGGTGACGGTGTGCGGCTGCCGCGCCCCGGCTCACGTGCGCTACGACGTCTCGGTCCGTCGCGGAATCGTCCGCGACATCGAGAGGGCCCTACGTGCCGCCGACCACTCCACACCGAACTGGCCGTACAGCGAGCTGTCCGCCCTGGTGAGGCTGAAGACGTCCGCTCTGCCCCACGAGCTGCACAAGCAATGGCGGGAAGCCTGGCGGCCCTGA
- a CDS encoding (5-formylfuran-3-yl)methyl phosphate synthase: protein MLLLLISPDSVEEALDCVKAAEHLDIVDVKKPDEGSLGANFPWVIREIRDAVPSDKPVSATVGDVPYKPGTVAQAALGAAVSGATYIKVGLYGCTTPEQAVDVMRGVVRAVKEYRQDAFVVASGYADAHRIGCVNPLALPDIARRSGCDAAMLDTAIKDGTRLFDHLPPDVCGEFVRLAHEAELLAALAGSVQVGDLGALTRIGTDIVGVRGAVCEGGDRDRGSIQPGLVAAFRAEMDRHGREHAAAVAAAS from the coding sequence ATGTTGTTGCTTCTCATCTCTCCTGACAGCGTCGAGGAGGCCCTCGACTGCGTGAAAGCAGCGGAGCACCTTGACATCGTCGACGTGAAGAAACCCGATGAGGGCTCCCTCGGTGCGAACTTCCCGTGGGTCATCAGGGAGATCCGTGACGCGGTTCCCTCGGACAAGCCGGTGTCGGCCACGGTGGGAGACGTACCGTACAAGCCCGGCACGGTGGCGCAGGCGGCGCTCGGTGCGGCTGTCTCCGGTGCCACGTACATCAAGGTCGGGCTGTACGGCTGCACGACGCCGGAACAGGCCGTCGACGTCATGCGTGGGGTCGTCCGGGCGGTGAAGGAGTACCGGCAGGACGCTTTCGTCGTCGCCTCTGGATACGCCGACGCCCACCGGATCGGCTGCGTCAATCCGCTGGCGCTGCCCGACATCGCCCGTCGCTCCGGCTGCGACGCGGCCATGCTCGACACCGCGATCAAGGACGGGACACGGCTCTTCGACCACCTTCCGCCCGACGTCTGCGGGGAGTTCGTCCGGCTGGCCCACGAGGCCGAACTCCTCGCCGCGCTCGCCGGCAGCGTCCAGGTGGGGGATCTCGGTGCGCTGACCCGCATCGGCACGGACATCGTGGGGGTGCGCGGGGCGGTCTGCGAAGGGGGCGACCGCGACCGCGGCAGTATTCAGCCGGGGCTCGTGGCCGCCTTCCGGGCGGAGATGGACCGGCACGGCCGGGAGCACGCTGCCGCCGTCGCCGCCGCGAGCTGA
- a CDS encoding aldehyde dehydrogenase family protein — translation MPIPQRGPLPGTRGEYFRVVDPATGETFDEAPDQRPEELDAVVGRAHESWRGWRADPAARTGALLAAADAVEAAGADLAPLLTREQGKPLAESYAEVARTAARLRYFAELTAPEPQPIADGRPLRSEVRWRSLGPVAAIVPWNFPLQLASAKIAPALAAGNTVVLKPSPCTPLATRLLGTVMSAALPADVLTIVTGREPLGARLASHPGIRHVTFTGSVPIGRAVAEGAAASLARVTLELGGNDAAILLDDVNVERIADRLFWAAFRNCGQVCMAVKRVYAPARLYSRVVEALAQRAKAVVVGAGLDPGTRLGPVVNASQLAGVEHRTGRALADGARVAAGGHRLDRPGYFFAPTILAAVPAHSQVVTEEQFGPVLPVLPYRSLDEAVDAANGTCFGLGGSVWATDLDRAEAVADRLECGTVWINHHAELSLAQPFAGIKASGVGVAGGPWGLYGNLRPFVVHRPEEV, via the coding sequence ATGCCGATACCTCAGCGCGGACCCCTGCCCGGAACCCGCGGCGAGTACTTCCGCGTGGTCGATCCCGCGACGGGTGAGACCTTCGACGAGGCCCCTGATCAGCGTCCGGAGGAGTTGGACGCCGTCGTCGGCCGGGCGCATGAGTCGTGGCGGGGCTGGCGGGCCGATCCCGCCGCCCGCACCGGCGCGTTGCTCGCGGCGGCCGACGCCGTGGAGGCGGCCGGAGCCGACCTCGCTCCCCTGCTCACCCGTGAACAGGGCAAACCTCTGGCCGAGTCGTACGCGGAGGTCGCCCGCACGGCGGCCCGCCTCCGCTACTTCGCCGAGCTGACGGCGCCGGAGCCCCAGCCGATCGCGGACGGCCGGCCGCTGCGCAGCGAGGTCCGCTGGCGGTCTCTCGGGCCGGTGGCCGCGATCGTCCCGTGGAACTTCCCTCTCCAACTCGCGTCGGCGAAGATCGCGCCCGCCCTCGCCGCGGGTAACACGGTGGTACTCAAGCCGTCCCCCTGCACGCCCCTCGCCACCCGGCTGCTGGGGACCGTCATGTCCGCCGCCCTTCCCGCCGACGTACTGACGATCGTCACCGGTCGCGAACCCCTCGGTGCCCGCCTCGCGTCCCATCCGGGGATCCGTCACGTGACCTTCACCGGTTCGGTGCCCATCGGGCGGGCCGTCGCGGAGGGCGCGGCCGCCTCCCTTGCCAGGGTCACGCTGGAGCTGGGCGGCAATGACGCCGCCATCCTGCTGGATGACGTGAACGTGGAGCGGATCGCCGACCGGCTGTTCTGGGCCGCGTTCCGCAACTGCGGGCAGGTCTGTATGGCGGTGAAGCGGGTCTACGCCCCTGCCCGGCTCTACTCCCGCGTGGTCGAGGCCCTCGCGCAGCGTGCGAAGGCCGTCGTCGTCGGGGCCGGGCTCGACCCTGGTACGCGGCTGGGGCCTGTCGTCAACGCCTCCCAGCTGGCCGGCGTCGAGCACCGAACCGGCCGGGCCCTGGCCGACGGGGCCCGGGTCGCGGCCGGTGGGCATCGGCTGGACCGGCCGGGTTACTTCTTCGCCCCGACGATCCTCGCCGCTGTCCCGGCCCACAGCCAAGTGGTGACCGAGGAGCAGTTCGGTCCCGTCCTGCCGGTGCTGCCGTACAGGAGCCTCGACGAGGCCGTCGACGCGGCCAATGGCACCTGCTTCGGACTGGGCGGATCGGTCTGGGCGACCGACCTCGACCGGGCCGAGGCGGTGGCCGACCGGCTGGAGTGCGGGACGGTGTGGATCAATCACCACGCCGAACTCTCCCTGGCCCAGCCCTTCGCCGGTATCAAGGCGAGTGGTGTCGGTGTCGCGGGTGGGCCGTGGGGGCTCTACGGGAACCTCAGACCGTTCGTGGTGCATCGCCCGGAGGAGGTATGA
- a CDS encoding NAD(P)-dependent alcohol dehydrogenase, producing MRFGAAVLRSYESRFAIEEVILDSGPDDGEILVRIAGCGMCGTDLAVRRSAGRSPLPAVLGHEGSGVVVETGGPANGLHVGDHVVLSFDSCGHCRSCLGAAPAYCDSFASLNLFGGRAERAGRFTDAGGGKLAARWFGQSSFAEYAMVPARNAVRVDPSLPVELLGPLGCGFLTGAGAVLNSFGAGPGDTVAVFGAGAVGLAAVMAATAAGALTVAVDRHPERLSLAERLGAIPLPVASAGLPDRLRRLTDGGARYALDTTGSARLINDALLGLRPTGHLGLVVRQHTALPIEPGALDRGRKVSHICEGDAVPGLLIPRLIGLWQAGRFPFDQLIRTYPLADINEAERDCAAGRVVKPVLLPEGTGR from the coding sequence ATGAGATTCGGCGCGGCGGTACTGCGTTCGTACGAGAGCCGCTTCGCCATCGAGGAGGTGATCCTTGACTCGGGTCCTGACGACGGGGAGATCCTCGTCAGGATCGCGGGCTGCGGGATGTGCGGGACCGATCTCGCGGTCCGTCGTTCCGCGGGCCGCTCGCCGCTGCCCGCGGTGCTCGGTCACGAAGGGTCCGGGGTCGTGGTGGAGACTGGCGGCCCGGCCAACGGCCTGCACGTCGGCGACCATGTCGTGCTGAGCTTCGACTCGTGCGGACACTGCCGAAGCTGCCTGGGCGCGGCCCCCGCCTACTGTGACTCCTTCGCCTCGCTCAACCTCTTCGGTGGCCGGGCAGAGAGGGCGGGCAGGTTCACCGACGCGGGAGGGGGCAAACTGGCGGCGAGGTGGTTCGGGCAGTCGTCGTTCGCCGAGTACGCGATGGTCCCGGCCCGCAACGCCGTCAGGGTCGACCCGTCGCTCCCCGTCGAACTGCTCGGACCGCTCGGCTGCGGTTTCCTCACCGGCGCGGGAGCGGTACTCAACTCCTTCGGCGCCGGTCCTGGCGACACCGTCGCGGTATTCGGTGCGGGAGCGGTGGGGCTGGCCGCGGTGATGGCGGCCACCGCCGCCGGGGCACTGACCGTGGCCGTTGACCGGCACCCCGAACGGCTCTCCCTCGCCGAGCGATTGGGCGCGATCCCACTCCCCGTGGCGTCGGCCGGGCTGCCCGACCGCCTGCGGCGGCTGACCGACGGCGGCGCGCGGTACGCACTGGACACCACGGGTTCCGCCCGGCTCATCAACGACGCGCTCCTTGGACTTCGCCCGACCGGCCATCTCGGGCTGGTGGTACGACAGCACACCGCGCTGCCCATCGAACCGGGAGCACTGGACCGAGGCCGGAAGGTCTCCCACATCTGTGAGGGGGACGCGGTACCGGGACTGTTGATTCCTCGGTTGATCGGGTTGTGGCAGGCCGGACGTTTCCCCTTCGACCAGCTGATCCGTACGTACCCGCTCGCCGACATCAACGAGGCGGAACGTGACTGTGCGGCGGGCCGGGTGGTCAAACCCGTGCTGCTTCCCGAGGGCACGGGTCGCTGA
- a CDS encoding class I SAM-dependent methyltransferase yields the protein MTETARRNTGVGGVEGGVGLTALMVAAARAIETHRHDSLAQDGFAEHFVRAAPASADWPVRLRQVPDGDANPLWGRFARYFGLRTRVLDDFLLRSVHTGGARQVVLFGAGLDSRAFRLDWPPGCVLFEIDREGVLAFKHGVLEGLSAVPRTTRVPIAVDLRADWVTALTGAGFDPGAPSVWLAEGLLFYLPVIAERYLMETVDRLSAGGSALAFEVKLEKDLMAYRDSPLYTSTKHQLGIDLLGLFSGEPRPDSAGELTDRGWSASVHTPFEFTHRHGRGPLPEENDALAGNRWVFADKPRS from the coding sequence ATGACAGAGACAGCGCGTCGGAACACCGGTGTGGGGGGTGTGGAAGGTGGTGTCGGTCTGACCGCTCTCATGGTGGCCGCCGCACGGGCGATCGAGACCCACCGGCACGACAGCCTGGCGCAGGACGGCTTCGCGGAGCACTTCGTGCGCGCCGCACCGGCCTCCGCCGACTGGCCGGTACGTCTGCGGCAGGTACCGGACGGGGACGCGAACCCACTGTGGGGGCGTTTCGCGCGGTACTTCGGTCTGCGGACACGGGTCCTCGACGACTTTCTCCTGCGGTCGGTGCACACCGGCGGCGCACGCCAGGTGGTGCTCTTCGGAGCGGGGTTGGACTCGCGGGCGTTCCGACTCGACTGGCCTCCCGGCTGTGTGCTCTTCGAGATCGACAGGGAAGGCGTGCTGGCTTTCAAACACGGGGTGTTGGAAGGGTTGTCGGCCGTCCCGAGGACGACCCGCGTACCGATCGCGGTCGATCTGCGCGCCGACTGGGTCACCGCGCTGACCGGAGCCGGTTTCGACCCGGGCGCGCCCAGTGTCTGGCTGGCCGAGGGGTTGCTGTTCTACCTGCCCGTCATCGCTGAGCGGTACCTCATGGAGACGGTGGACCGGCTGAGTGCCGGGGGCAGCGCTCTGGCGTTCGAGGTCAAGCTTGAGAAGGACCTGATGGCGTACCGCGACAGCCCGCTCTACACCTCCACGAAACATCAGCTCGGCATCGACCTGCTCGGGCTCTTCAGTGGTGAGCCCCGTCCCGACTCCGCCGGTGAGCTGACGGACCGGGGCTGGTCGGCCTCGGTCCACACACCCTTCGAGTTCACCCACAGGCATGGGCGCGGGCCGCTTCCCGAGGAGAACGACGCGTTGGCCGGCAACCGGTGGGTGTTCGCGGACAAGCCTCGGTCGTAG